A single window of Leptolyngbya ohadii IS1 DNA harbors:
- a CDS encoding DUF3891 family protein produces the protein MISNLVEDGWQVIYHRAHALLAAQLAGHWKRSNAPIRLYETIAAISHHDDLEREWEGNELTPAGAPLDFTLAQISDQESIASMREQITSARYRGRFVTLLTSKHLTFLSQDKWGTSPEWDEFLNEQMELQTRYQKELGITKDEAERAYQFMRWCDRLSLILAQQKVPEMGRALEITSGIDGVRYDIRQLKDGKITVEPWCFEDNEFTVNVEACHLKQLQFKDNKQLVEALQNAPIAILEWTFTKV, from the coding sequence ATGATTTCAAACTTAGTTGAAGACGGATGGCAGGTCATTTATCACCGTGCCCACGCCCTCCTCGCCGCCCAGCTCGCGGGACACTGGAAACGATCGAACGCCCCCATCCGCCTCTATGAAACGATCGCCGCTATTTCCCACCACGATGATCTGGAGCGGGAATGGGAAGGCAACGAACTCACCCCCGCAGGCGCACCGCTGGACTTTACACTGGCACAGATTTCCGATCAGGAGTCGATCGCCAGTATGCGCGAACAGATCACCAGTGCCCGCTACCGGGGAAGATTTGTGACGCTGCTGACCTCCAAACATCTGACCTTCCTGAGTCAGGACAAATGGGGCACCTCGCCGGAATGGGACGAGTTTCTGAACGAGCAGATGGAGCTGCAAACCCGCTATCAGAAAGAGCTAGGCATTACTAAAGATGAAGCGGAACGGGCTTATCAGTTCATGCGCTGGTGCGATCGTCTGTCCCTGATTCTGGCGCAGCAGAAGGTTCCAGAGATGGGACGCGCCCTGGAAATCACCAGCGGTATAGACGGCGTGCGCTATGACATCCGTCAGCTGAAGGACGGCAAAATCACCGTAGAACCCTGGTGCTTTGAAGACAATGAATTCACGGTAAACGTGGAAGCCTGCCATCTTAAACAGCTTCAGTTCAAAGACAACAAGCAACTGGTGGAAGCCCTGCAAAATGCGCCGATCGCTATCCTGGAATGGACGTTTACGAAGGTCTAA
- a CDS encoding cysteine peptidase family C39 domain-containing protein translates to MEQAVTVLLSGLGFLGGVRMGRVLLRRGATADNLFQGRNWLSLTFLGVYVGLLVLVSYLSHVQALPIEWRVSGMQFTWTAMRVILVGFCGLAFVVTWRTARLQVVVVALLGLLGLMAFHSSERYFLAPIYAGLEDNLQPNGIFRQTSDSSCAPAALASVLRRLNIDATESSVARLAGTSQLGTSMPQLVGALQQMNLDGMELKPTWEQMRQINRPGVLATWLELKRGRAPHAVGLLAMDDTTATIADPDRGKILRLSRADFERIWRKQYLPIFRPGDTTLAPADAARYLMQLGYLTASNSVSPDAIETATRNFQAKMGLQPTGKLDPQTVLLLSGSFLRDVPTLDRAIVTFPAIGLQQTADSMGRIRWID, encoded by the coding sequence GTGGAACAGGCTGTCACTGTTTTGCTGAGCGGACTGGGCTTCTTGGGCGGTGTGAGAATGGGGCGAGTGCTGCTGCGGCGAGGAGCAACGGCAGACAATCTGTTTCAGGGGAGAAACTGGCTGTCCCTGACCTTTCTGGGCGTCTATGTTGGGCTGCTGGTGCTGGTGTCCTACCTGTCTCACGTGCAGGCACTTCCGATCGAATGGCGAGTTTCCGGGATGCAGTTTACCTGGACTGCGATGCGGGTAATTCTGGTGGGATTTTGCGGACTGGCGTTTGTGGTCACCTGGCGAACGGCGCGACTTCAGGTGGTGGTGGTTGCCCTGCTGGGGTTGCTGGGCTTGATGGCGTTCCATTCGTCGGAGCGGTATTTTCTTGCGCCAATTTACGCGGGTTTGGAGGACAATCTTCAGCCCAACGGCATTTTTCGCCAAACTTCGGATAGTAGCTGTGCCCCGGCGGCTCTGGCATCGGTGCTGCGGCGGTTGAATATTGATGCCACTGAATCGAGCGTGGCGCGTCTGGCGGGAACCAGCCAGCTTGGAACTTCGATGCCGCAGTTGGTAGGCGCTTTGCAGCAGATGAATCTGGATGGCATGGAGCTAAAGCCAACCTGGGAGCAAATGCGGCAAATCAATCGTCCCGGTGTGCTGGCAACCTGGCTGGAACTGAAGCGAGGACGGGCACCCCACGCAGTTGGTTTGCTGGCAATGGATGACACCACTGCCACGATTGCCGATCCCGATCGCGGCAAAATTTTACGCCTATCCAGAGCAGACTTTGAGCGAATCTGGCGCAAGCAATATCTACCGATTTTTCGTCCCGGCGACACAACCCTGGCTCCTGCGGATGCGGCACGTTACCTGATGCAGCTCGGCTATTTGACTGCATCGAATTCTGTTTCCCCCGACGCGATCGAAACTGCCACCCGCAACTTCCAAGCCAAAATGGGACTCCAGCCCACCGGAAAACTCGACCCGCAAACCGTCCTGCTGCTCAGCGGTTCCTTTCTGAGGGATGTGCCTACCCTCGATCGAGCGATCGTCACTTTTCCGGCGATCGGACTTCAGCAGACAGCAGATTCAATGGGGCGGATTCGCTGGATTGATTAG
- a CDS encoding DUF2973 domain-containing protein gives MFHLLYIFAFTILAFLAVGNLIRSMMMLGIDSQRSYGNRQQSRRFVPHPELLDESGNLTNEPYLVMRSINVDDARERLDAIFNASPGVQDDPSEETR, from the coding sequence ATGTTTCATTTGCTTTACATTTTTGCCTTTACCATCCTGGCATTCCTGGCGGTTGGCAACTTAATTCGCAGCATGATGATGCTGGGTATCGATTCTCAGCGCTCCTATGGCAATCGGCAGCAGAGCCGTCGGTTTGTGCCCCATCCTGAACTGCTAGACGAGTCTGGCAATCTGACGAACGAGCCTTATTTGGTCATGCGATCGATCAACGTGGACGATGCCCGCGAACGGCTGGATGCGATTTTTAACGCTTCTCCGGGTGTGCAGGATGATCCTTCGGAAGAAACTCGCTAA
- a CDS encoding mannose-1-phosphate guanyltransferase, protein MRAVLMAGGSGTRLRPLTCDLPKPMVPVLNRPIAQHIVNLLRRHHITEVIATLHYLPDLMRDYFQDGSEFGVQMTYAVEEDQPLGTAGCVKNVAELLDETFLVISGDCMTDFDLSAAIRFHKERRSKATLILTNVPNPMEFGVVITDGEHRIQRFLEKPSSSEIFSDTVNTGTYILEPEVLDYLPPNQETDFSKDLFPLLLEKGEPMYGYVATGYWCDIGHLDAYREAQYAALNQKIKLELEYAERSPGIWVGQNTHIDGSARLEAPALIGHNCRIGARVQISGGTVIGDNAIIGADADLKRPIVWNGVIVGEEAQLRACIAARGTRIDRRAHVLEGAVVGSLSTIGEEALVSPNVRIWPSKRIEPGATLNMNLIWGHAAHRNLFGQRGVSGQANVDITPEFAVRLGAAFGSTLKFGSQVVVSRDQRPIARMVSRSLIAGLMSVGVNVQNLEATAIPVSRTVTPTLAVAGGIHVRVHPERSDHILIEFFDHKGINLSKAREKKIEGAYFKEDFRRAQIQEIGNVATVTQTTEIYSACFERMLNAEAMRNGNYKIVIDYVYAVTGAILPLILGRFGCDAVVLNASLSHNVPSSGDREALLSQLGHVVEALKGNMGVQVSANGEQLILVDESGNAIRGEMLTALMVHLMLMEHPRSVVVVPVSASSVVEQIARRHDGKVIRTKANPTALMEACHTNPNVVLGGSGDTGFIFPQMHPGYDAMFCIAKLLELLSLHQQDAYRPPRTLGQIRAELPRVCHRSITVRCPWAAKGALMRHLVETRSNSPLDLTDGVKIFSPDRESWVLLLPDAGEPLVHLYADSYDRNWVDETLREYRAYVQEFVDHVHSQDDRPIDLMDLVE, encoded by the coding sequence ATGAGAGCAGTGCTGATGGCAGGGGGGTCAGGAACCCGACTCAGACCGTTAACCTGTGATCTGCCCAAGCCGATGGTTCCGGTGCTAAATCGTCCGATCGCCCAACATATTGTGAATCTGCTGCGTCGTCACCATATTACGGAAGTTATTGCGACGCTCCACTACCTGCCCGACCTGATGCGCGACTATTTCCAGGACGGCAGCGAGTTTGGCGTGCAGATGACCTATGCGGTGGAGGAAGACCAGCCCCTTGGAACAGCAGGCTGCGTGAAAAACGTGGCAGAGCTTCTGGACGAAACCTTTCTGGTGATCAGCGGCGACTGTATGACTGACTTTGACCTGTCGGCGGCAATCCGGTTTCACAAAGAAAGGCGATCGAAGGCAACGCTGATTCTCACCAATGTGCCAAACCCGATGGAATTTGGCGTGGTGATTACCGACGGAGAACACCGGATTCAGCGATTCCTGGAAAAGCCCTCCAGCAGCGAAATCTTCTCCGACACGGTGAACACGGGAACTTACATTCTGGAACCGGAAGTGCTGGACTACCTGCCGCCCAACCAGGAAACCGATTTTTCCAAAGACCTATTTCCCCTGCTGCTGGAAAAGGGGGAGCCAATGTACGGCTATGTGGCAACCGGCTACTGGTGCGATATTGGACATCTGGATGCCTATCGTGAGGCGCAGTACGCTGCCCTGAATCAAAAAATCAAGCTGGAGCTGGAATATGCGGAGCGATCGCCCGGAATCTGGGTGGGACAAAATACCCACATCGACGGCTCGGCTCGTTTGGAAGCCCCCGCTCTCATTGGTCATAACTGCCGCATTGGTGCCAGGGTTCAAATTTCCGGCGGTACCGTGATTGGCGATAACGCTATTATTGGCGCAGATGCTGACCTAAAACGCCCGATCGTCTGGAATGGGGTAATTGTCGGAGAAGAGGCACAGCTACGCGCCTGTATTGCCGCACGGGGCACCAGAATCGATCGACGGGCGCACGTTTTGGAAGGGGCAGTGGTGGGTTCCCTGTCTACCATCGGCGAAGAAGCGCTGGTGAGTCCCAATGTCCGTATCTGGCCCAGCAAGCGGATTGAGCCAGGAGCCACCCTGAACATGAACTTGATTTGGGGACACGCCGCCCATCGGAATCTGTTTGGACAGCGGGGCGTTTCCGGGCAGGCAAATGTAGACATTACGCCGGAATTTGCGGTGCGCTTAGGGGCTGCCTTTGGCTCCACGCTAAAATTTGGTTCCCAGGTGGTCGTGTCCCGCGATCAGCGTCCGATCGCCCGCATGGTATCCCGATCGCTGATTGCCGGATTGATGTCCGTGGGGGTCAATGTACAAAATCTGGAGGCTACGGCGATTCCGGTTTCCCGGACGGTGACGCCCACCCTGGCGGTTGCAGGTGGAATTCATGTGCGAGTCCATCCAGAGCGATCGGATCATATTTTGATCGAATTCTTTGACCACAAGGGCATCAACCTCTCGAAGGCGCGGGAGAAAAAGATCGAAGGAGCCTACTTCAAAGAGGACTTCCGGCGGGCGCAGATCCAGGAGATCGGCAACGTGGCAACCGTGACGCAAACCACGGAAATCTATAGTGCCTGCTTCGAGCGAATGCTCAATGCCGAGGCGATGCGAAACGGCAACTACAAGATCGTGATCGATTACGTCTATGCCGTCACGGGCGCGATTTTGCCCCTGATTCTAGGACGGTTTGGCTGCGATGCTGTAGTGCTCAACGCCAGCCTCAGCCATAATGTGCCGTCCAGCGGCGATCGCGAAGCTCTCCTGAGTCAGTTGGGGCATGTGGTGGAAGCACTCAAGGGCAACATGGGCGTGCAGGTGTCTGCCAACGGCGAGCAGCTCATTTTAGTGGACGAGTCGGGCAATGCGATTCGCGGTGAAATGCTAACTGCTCTGATGGTTCACCTGATGCTGATGGAGCATCCCCGCAGTGTGGTCGTTGTCCCCGTCAGTGCCTCCAGCGTCGTGGAACAGATTGCCCGTCGCCATGACGGTAAAGTAATTCGCACCAAAGCCAATCCGACTGCCCTGATGGAAGCCTGCCACACCAATCCAAACGTGGTTCTGGGCGGCAGCGGCGACACCGGATTTATCTTTCCTCAAATGCACCCCGGCTATGATGCCATGTTCTGCATCGCCAAACTGCTGGAACTGCTCTCTCTGCATCAGCAGGATGCCTACCGTCCTCCCCGCACTCTAGGACAAATTCGGGCAGAACTACCGCGTGTCTGCCATCGCTCCATCACTGTCCGCTGTCCCTGGGCAGCCAAAGGGGCACTGATGCGTCACCTCGTCGAAACCCGTTCCAATAGCCCCCTCGACCTTACCGATGGCGTAAAAATCTTCAGCCCCGATCGCGAAAGCTGGGTGCTACTCCTCCCCGACGCTGGCGAACCCCTCGTCCACCTCTACGCCGACAGCTACGATCGCAACTGGGTAGACGAAACCCTCCGCGAATACCGCGCCTACGTCCAGGAATTTGTCGATCACGTTCACAGTCAGGACGATCGCCCGATCGACCTCATGGATCTCGTCGAATAA
- a CDS encoding cupin domain-containing protein has translation MESPEKVSQESQPDASSGDSPFTKVHYDFSQLPLHVSPWRQLQLRGVALGLIHLPPGEGYTFTHSHTAQEEVYAVIEGQGLLVVDGELIPLERGDLVRVSPQARRALRAADQTALLIFCAGGVAEGYPKTANARYLIDDGIPHYEDIPPWYAGDRAVEERNAQLKARMLKSQAKRQSQGDVLQNNLQPEQE, from the coding sequence ATGGAATCTCCAGAAAAGGTATCTCAGGAAAGCCAGCCCGATGCATCATCCGGTGACTCGCCTTTCACGAAAGTTCACTATGATTTTAGTCAGCTTCCGCTTCATGTGAGTCCCTGGCGACAGTTGCAGCTTCGAGGCGTGGCGCTGGGGCTGATTCACCTGCCTCCCGGTGAAGGCTACACATTTACCCATAGTCATACGGCGCAGGAAGAGGTCTATGCCGTGATTGAGGGGCAGGGATTGCTGGTCGTAGACGGCGAACTCATTCCGCTGGAACGGGGCGACCTGGTGCGGGTTTCTCCCCAGGCAAGACGGGCACTCCGGGCGGCAGATCAGACCGCTCTGCTGATTTTCTGTGCGGGAGGCGTTGCGGAGGGGTATCCCAAAACTGCCAATGCTCGCTATTTGATCGATGATGGCATTCCCCACTACGAAGATATTCCGCCCTGGTACGCAGGCGATCGAGCCGTTGAGGAGAGAAACGCTCAGCTTAAAGCCAGAATGCTGAAATCCCAGGCGAAACGGCAGTCTCAGGGGGATGTTCTTCAGAACAATCTTCAGCCAGAGCAGGAATGA
- a CDS encoding DUF937 domain-containing protein: MGLFFDVLSAINNPSQQGSVTQLENITSTMQQLATTQGLDASKMQSILAAAGGMIGPAMQNRQGSLPGENQLGNLLGQITGTGAPATALSALFPPQVQQQLIQGVAQKAGINASMIQGMLPTLLPAIMGLLNMGSSSGGGTNSLLTSFLSGNNDLGEVFKFANRFLNPA, translated from the coding sequence ATGGGACTGTTTTTCGACGTACTGAGCGCTATCAACAATCCGAGCCAGCAGGGCAGTGTGACGCAGCTTGAGAACATCACCAGCACGATGCAACAGCTTGCCACAACCCAGGGACTTGATGCCAGCAAAATGCAGTCTATCCTGGCTGCCGCAGGCGGAATGATTGGTCCAGCAATGCAAAATCGTCAGGGTAGCTTACCCGGTGAAAATCAGCTGGGCAACCTGCTCGGACAAATCACCGGAACGGGCGCACCCGCAACTGCCCTTTCTGCCCTCTTCCCGCCCCAGGTACAGCAGCAGCTTATCCAGGGAGTGGCGCAAAAAGCAGGCATCAACGCCAGCATGATTCAGGGAATGCTGCCTACCCTGCTACCTGCGATCATGGGACTGCTGAACATGGGGTCTTCCAGCGGCGGCGGCACGAATTCTCTGTTGACCAGCTTCCTGAGCGGCAACAACGATCTGGGTGAAGTCTTCAAGTTTGCCAACCGCTTCTTGAATCCGGCGTAG
- a CDS encoding single-stranded DNA-binding protein: MNNCILMAEVTQDPQLRYTPDNQTPVAEMWVQFPGLRDDDPPSKLKVVGWGNLAQEIQQSYHEGDKIIVEGRLGMNLIDRQEGFKEKRAELTAQRIHRVNADATLTTVASTPATTPPTAPPAAPPATPTVKPAVGKASRPESSKPPAYAAPVADPVDYDEIPF; this comes from the coding sequence ATGAATAACTGCATTTTGATGGCTGAAGTGACGCAAGATCCGCAGTTGCGCTATACGCCGGATAACCAGACCCCCGTAGCAGAAATGTGGGTGCAGTTTCCGGGACTGCGGGACGACGATCCACCTTCCAAGCTGAAAGTTGTGGGCTGGGGCAATCTGGCACAGGAAATCCAGCAAAGCTATCACGAGGGCGACAAGATCATCGTGGAAGGACGGCTCGGCATGAATCTGATCGATCGTCAGGAAGGCTTCAAGGAAAAGCGGGCAGAACTCACCGCGCAGCGAATTCATCGTGTCAATGCCGATGCCACCCTGACCACTGTTGCCAGCACGCCCGCGACGACCCCCCCCACAGCACCCCCAGCGGCTCCTCCAGCAACTCCTACCGTTAAGCCTGCCGTCGGTAAAGCATCCAGACCGGAGTCCAGCAAACCTCCTGCCTACGCTGCCCCCGTCGCCGACCCGGTAGACTACGACGAAATTCCCTTCTAA
- a CDS encoding DUF4912 domain-containing protein, with amino-acid sequence MSKNKNRSPGLTRSLASIAAAPLLLLPMGVQARELLIAQAPNSAPAFQLPSSLPNGTSVKVDGSSSMIVSNEGLKQRYEAQFPGTQVNLATGGTDAALNALSEGTIDIAAIGRLLTDAEKAQGLQQVPLSREKIAIIVGSDNPFQASLTAEQFARIFRGEITNWSEVGGPNAPIRFVDRPESSDTRQALSRYPVFQNAPFQTGATATQAADDTAAIIEELGTDGISYAPVSQVPDQPGVRILPMHDTLPTDPRYPYSQPRNYVYKGNATPAVLAFLGFVTSAPGQEAIAAAPPAAPAPSPEAAAAPAAVPAPDTPTATTAPAPDPTAAATAPIAETTPANLSRLWWLLLPLLGLPLLLWFLKGKGAAVPPVAAAAAERKGRIILTPRDCRNAYAYWEVPDGEFAEARRQGGRDLKVRVYDVTDIPNMDRQRPHSMKEFDCAANARDLHVPIALDNRDYLAELGYTTADNEWIPIARSSHVRVPACVPSGNGKGLGTAAVVGGTAAAAVAGVSAAKAIAPTQRVLQPSRMILVPRTPEKGYAYWEVPEARKAELKQEGGEKLMLRLHDVTDKSTDAHTVRYFECDETASDLHLPLTPDRDYVAELGYMTKDNRWLSLAKADAVHAPADIQGTFKPVKRFSPEEEAAKITALKAPEPEVGMMGRLGELAGGTTNRVTDLAGDARKGTANLLEKVTNTTTNLAGNTTAAMGAAIAGGTAAVAGAASGAKSLLNRQTSEAGSSEAVKKFEQPQDCRIILVPRNSKDAYAYWEVSESYKKVLREQGGTRLMLRVHDATNIDIDDQPPHSTQTYPCKETDQDKHVAIPVSDRDYIAEIGYFTEDDRWLRLIRSFHVHVPAGN; translated from the coding sequence ATGTCAAAAAACAAAAACCGCTCTCCTGGCTTAACCCGATCTCTTGCCTCGATCGCCGCTGCTCCGCTCCTCCTCCTGCCGATGGGAGTACAGGCTCGTGAGCTGCTGATTGCTCAGGCTCCTAATTCTGCTCCTGCTTTCCAGCTTCCCAGTTCTTTGCCGAATGGGACGAGCGTTAAGGTGGACGGCTCTAGCAGCATGATTGTCTCCAACGAAGGCTTGAAGCAGAGATACGAAGCTCAGTTTCCCGGAACCCAGGTTAACCTGGCAACGGGTGGTACAGATGCCGCTCTCAATGCTCTTTCCGAAGGCACAATCGACATTGCCGCGATCGGACGGCTACTCACCGACGCCGAGAAAGCGCAGGGTTTGCAGCAGGTACCCCTGAGCCGCGAAAAGATTGCCATTATCGTCGGTTCCGACAATCCCTTTCAAGCTAGCCTTACCGCCGAGCAGTTCGCGCGAATTTTCCGGGGTGAAATTACCAACTGGTCAGAGGTTGGCGGTCCCAATGCCCCCATCCGGTTTGTCGATCGCCCGGAATCTAGCGACACCCGCCAGGCGCTCAGCCGTTATCCGGTCTTCCAAAATGCGCCTTTCCAAACTGGAGCAACCGCAACCCAGGCAGCAGACGACACCGCTGCAATTATTGAGGAACTGGGGACAGATGGCATTAGCTACGCTCCTGTCAGCCAGGTTCCCGACCAGCCCGGTGTGCGAATTCTGCCGATGCACGACACTCTGCCCACCGATCCGCGCTATCCCTATTCCCAGCCTCGCAACTATGTCTACAAGGGCAATGCGACCCCGGCTGTTCTGGCATTCTTAGGATTTGTGACCTCTGCACCAGGACAAGAGGCGATCGCAGCAGCCCCTCCCGCAGCTCCGGCTCCCAGTCCTGAAGCAGCAGCGGCTCCAGCAGCAGTTCCGGCTCCCGATACCCCTACGGCAACAACCGCTCCGGCTCCTGATCCGACTGCGGCGGCAACCGCCCCTATAGCCGAAACAACTCCCGCGAACCTGTCCCGTCTCTGGTGGCTCCTCCTACCGCTGTTGGGCTTGCCCCTGCTGCTGTGGTTCCTGAAGGGCAAGGGTGCGGCAGTTCCCCCCGTAGCTGCGGCTGCGGCTGAGCGGAAAGGACGAATCATTCTTACCCCGCGAGATTGCCGTAATGCCTATGCCTACTGGGAAGTTCCGGACGGAGAATTTGCAGAGGCTCGTCGTCAGGGAGGTCGGGATCTGAAGGTTCGTGTCTATGACGTGACCGACATTCCCAACATGGATCGGCAGCGTCCCCACAGCATGAAGGAATTTGACTGTGCTGCTAACGCCAGAGATCTCCACGTGCCGATCGCCCTGGACAACCGGGATTACCTGGCTGAGCTAGGCTACACCACCGCAGACAACGAGTGGATTCCGATCGCTCGATCGAGCCATGTGCGTGTGCCTGCCTGTGTTCCTTCGGGCAATGGCAAAGGTCTGGGGACGGCTGCGGTGGTGGGAGGAACTGCGGCTGCGGCAGTGGCAGGCGTTTCGGCGGCAAAAGCGATCGCCCCCACTCAGCGAGTTCTTCAGCCCAGCCGGATGATTCTCGTTCCCCGTACCCCAGAAAAGGGCTATGCCTACTGGGAAGTCCCGGAAGCCCGCAAAGCGGAACTGAAGCAGGAAGGCGGCGAGAAGCTCATGCTGCGTCTCCACGATGTCACCGATAAATCAACTGACGCCCACACCGTTCGCTATTTTGAGTGCGACGAAACGGCATCGGATCTACACCTGCCCCTCACGCCCGATCGCGACTACGTGGCGGAACTGGGCTATATGACGAAGGACAATCGCTGGCTCAGCCTGGCAAAAGCCGATGCGGTTCATGCACCTGCCGATATTCAGGGCACCTTTAAGCCCGTCAAGCGATTTTCGCCGGAGGAGGAAGCCGCTAAAATCACGGCTCTTAAAGCACCTGAACCCGAAGTAGGCATGATGGGACGCCTCGGTGAACTGGCGGGAGGAACAACCAATCGGGTGACTGATCTGGCAGGGGATGCCCGCAAGGGGACGGCAAATCTGCTGGAGAAAGTGACCAACACCACCACGAACCTGGCAGGCAATACCACTGCGGCAATGGGCGCGGCGATCGCGGGGGGTACGGCTGCGGTGGCAGGGGCTGCCAGTGGGGCGAAGTCCCTCCTGAATCGGCAAACCTCCGAAGCAGGCAGTTCCGAAGCAGTCAAAAAGTTTGAGCAGCCGCAGGACTGCCGCATTATTCTGGTGCCGCGCAACTCCAAAGATGCCTATGCCTACTGGGAAGTTTCGGAATCCTACAAGAAAGTGCTACGGGAGCAGGGTGGAACTCGGCTGATGCTGCGGGTTCACGATGCCACGAATATCGACATCGACGATCAACCGCCCCATAGTACCCAGACTTACCCCTGCAAGGAAACCGACCAGGATAAGCACGTCGCCATTCCGGTGAGCGATCGCGACTACATTGCCGAAATCGGCTACTTCACAGAGGACGATCGATGGCTGCGGCTGATTCGCTCCTTCCATGTCCATGTGCCAGCAGGCAACTAG
- a CDS encoding D-alanine--D-alanine ligase family protein, whose translation MTTCTVGLLFGGRSGEHEVSIRSAQSIARALATPPNSDKYQLLPFYIQKDGCWQSGEIAQQVLDSGVPLSTEDQNGDRAKLWNLPAEAATVDVWFPILHGPNGEDGTVQGLLKLMQVPFVGSGVLASSVGMDKIAMKSVFAQADLPQVRYETVTRSEVWSNPCVFPKLCDRIEASLGYPCFVKPANLGSSVGIAKVRTRSELENALDNAASYDRRIIVEAGVTAREIECAVLGNDQPKASVLGEITFSSDFYDYETKYTPGLSSHIIPAPLPADITARIQEMAIQAFQAIDGAGIARVDFFYVEATGEILLNEINTLPGFTATSMYPMMWEASGIPFPELVDRLIGFALEAH comes from the coding sequence ATGACCACATGCACAGTCGGCTTACTTTTCGGTGGACGATCGGGAGAACACGAAGTCTCGATTCGGTCTGCCCAGTCGATCGCCCGTGCCCTGGCAACCCCTCCCAATTCAGACAAATATCAGCTTTTGCCCTTTTACATTCAGAAGGACGGCTGCTGGCAGAGTGGAGAGATCGCGCAGCAGGTTTTAGATTCAGGTGTTCCCCTTTCTACTGAGGATCAGAACGGCGATCGCGCTAAACTCTGGAACCTCCCTGCCGAGGCTGCAACCGTTGATGTCTGGTTTCCGATTCTGCACGGTCCGAACGGTGAGGATGGCACAGTCCAGGGATTGCTGAAGCTAATGCAGGTTCCCTTTGTCGGCTCTGGCGTGCTGGCGTCTTCGGTAGGCATGGACAAAATCGCCATGAAAAGCGTCTTCGCCCAGGCGGATTTACCCCAGGTGAGATACGAAACGGTGACGCGATCGGAGGTGTGGTCAAATCCCTGCGTATTTCCCAAGCTCTGCGATCGAATTGAGGCGAGCCTGGGCTATCCCTGCTTCGTTAAACCTGCCAACCTGGGGTCATCCGTAGGAATTGCCAAAGTTCGCACCCGCAGCGAGTTAGAAAATGCGCTGGACAATGCCGCCAGCTACGATCGCCGCATTATTGTGGAGGCAGGCGTGACGGCAAGGGAAATCGAATGTGCGGTGCTGGGAAACGATCAGCCTAAAGCCTCGGTTCTTGGCGAAATAACCTTCAGCAGCGACTTCTACGACTACGAAACCAAATATACGCCCGGACTTTCCAGCCACATTATTCCGGCTCCCCTACCTGCTGACATCACTGCTCGGATTCAGGAAATGGCAATCCAGGCATTTCAGGCGATCGATGGTGCAGGCATTGCCCGCGTCGATTTCTTCTATGTCGAGGCAACAGGGGAAATTCTGCTGAACGAAATCAACACCCTGCCCGGCTTTACTGCCACGAGTATGTATCCAATGATGTGGGAAGCCAGCGGAATTCCCTTCCCAGAATTAGTCGATCGATTGATTGGGTTTGCCCTGGAGGCTCATTAA
- a CDS encoding class I SAM-dependent methyltransferase yields the protein MAKEKGSSAGGVGKGLGDVLGKPSVDWQSQADAIALRFNREYRREAVQLPPEVEEMPIFREWATGQLTGRLNSPFWEIAKPQKGQKCLDLGCGVSFLIYPWRDWEAYFYGQDISTEARDVLNMRGPQLNSKLFKGVQLGRADQLKYEPAFFDLVIANGFSCYYPIDYWQQVLAAVKRVLKPGGFFVFDVLIPDAPIAENWAILETYLGAEVFLESLEDWKKAIDAAGGKVVKTQPGEVFQMYKVKFG from the coding sequence ATGGCAAAAGAGAAGGGCAGTTCGGCAGGCGGCGTCGGGAAGGGATTGGGGGACGTTCTGGGCAAGCCATCGGTGGATTGGCAGTCTCAGGCAGATGCGATCGCCCTGCGGTTTAACCGGGAGTATCGCCGAGAAGCGGTACAGCTTCCGCCCGAAGTTGAGGAAATGCCGATTTTTCGCGAGTGGGCAACGGGACAGCTCACAGGTCGGCTAAATTCGCCTTTCTGGGAAATTGCCAAGCCGCAAAAGGGACAAAAATGCCTGGATTTGGGCTGCGGTGTGAGTTTTTTGATCTATCCCTGGCGCGACTGGGAAGCCTACTTCTATGGGCAGGACATCAGCACCGAAGCGCGGGACGTTCTCAATATGCGCGGACCTCAGCTTAATTCCAAGCTGTTTAAGGGCGTGCAGCTAGGCAGAGCCGATCAGCTTAAGTACGAGCCTGCCTTTTTCGATCTGGTAATTGCCAACGGGTTTAGCTGCTACTACCCGATCGATTACTGGCAGCAGGTGTTAGCCGCCGTGAAGCGAGTTCTCAAACCGGGTGGATTTTTTGTTTTCGATGTGCTGATTCCCGACGCGCCAATCGCGGAGAATTGGGCAATTCTGGAAACCTACCTGGGCGCAGAAGTTTTTCTGGAATCGCTGGAGGACTGGAAAAAGGCGATCGATGCTGCGGGGGGAAAGGTGGTGAAGACGCAGCCGGGGGAAGTGTTTCAAATGTACAAGGTGAAGTTTGGCTAA